ATCCAATCGCTACCTTCTCACCCACCAAAGACGGGATCCTCGACGGTCGGTTCTGCATCATCGTCAGCGTCGGGCGGCCTTCGACCACTGCTCTGCCCAGTGGCATAGACAGCAGGCAAGGAGGTATCTTCAAAAAACACCCCCATATCATCATCAATCGACGAGCTGAAACAAGATCGATGAGTGTCGACCGCAGCACTGACCCTCTCGGGAGAGAAATAACCCCAAAACAGCGAGCCACCATGGAGAAGGTTTCGGACGACGCACAGATCTTCCGGAAAAGGAGGAATGGGGTTGTGCACTACAAAATAAACATAGTTCAGATATAAGGTAAAAAATGGGTGGTAAGAAAACAACGAGTGGTTATTCAACACGTTACCTCCTACCCCCCACAGTAGCCTAAACGAGGAAATGCACTCCACGGAAACCGAGGCTTGATCCAATCtaacgtaaaaaaaaacaactcttCCATCCACGATCGCCCTGAGAGAATCCTTTCAGGACTTCCATAAAAGTACGCGGTCTAAAACCGTACAGACGATCGGTCCCAACATGAGACAGGGTAAGGAAAGCATCGAGATATTCAGCAGTGAGCTATATGCCTCGCTCGTACCCCAAGACTAGCAACCGACAAGGTGCTTTATACCGCGGGGAGAAATCTGACTTATCGAAACTTCCAAACGGTTCAAAAACTCTACTATAACCGACGGAATGGGAAACCATAGGCGAGCACGCATCAGATGCTCCTCGTACAAAGTAAAAAAGCCTTCGGGAGGTTGGTCAGCCCTCTCCCCCTCGAGGGTAATCGAAAATTCACGTTTTCCGGAACGCGACAGAAGCTGCGTACGGTTCCAAGGAATGGGAGGGTACACCTGCTCGGTCTCCCGACGACCCTTTCCGAAAAGGGCCTCACGGGAACCCACGGCTCGGGAGGCGGTTCTTCCACGTTGCGCGAAGCCACCCAATGTGCGTCGGCCTCGGCAGGGTCCGCGGAGTGTGCCACGAACTCGATCTCTTGAACAACCTCACCGCGTTGGTCACAGACAGTTTCGCGATTGAAGATAATAGGCTGAGCGTTTCCTAAAATCCCTTGAGACATTCTCAACAGGGAGGGAAAGGAAAATATCTCAATGGTAGAGAGAGAAAATTGAAAGGATCTTTTCACTCTTAAACTTTGAAAAGATAATGAAGTGAAAAGCTAGAAGCAGGTTatctcccttcttataggcatgataATTTACTATTCAaactcggactttcggatattaattccatccaacaCGCCTAACTTTCCAAACATGCCAAACCGCACGCTAGGACCCTACGATGCATGgccctaacgggctggggggctaactgttggggtcaaaaacggtcacgatAGAATTATCACCCGAAAACCCTCAGAAATCACATTTCCGAAAGAgagtaaaaaaaagatataattttcgaaaaaaataaccaatacgaagtttttacgaagaagtatctttgaagattcaaagcaaacgaaccaagctcggtcattgcgtaactaccgcacatacacgctgtccggtcgctacatagcaaccaagtccgagccgatctcggtcgctatgtagcgaccgagcatccaacctgtagcgaccgagcgctcgtcatgctcggtcgctacgtagcgaccgagctcaagccaagctcggtcgctacgtagcgttcgagcgctcgtcccgctcggtcgctacgtagcgaccgaacgatcgtcccgctcgtcgctacgtagcgaccgagcccaagccaagctcggtcgctacgtagcggccgagcattcgtcccgctcggtcgctacgtagcgaccgggctcgagccaaaattcggtcgttgcgtagcgatcgggctcttccgaacatcgatacgacagcagtccatgcattctcgtcaaaccttcaaatgctatctcccgaagaccgtagcaagctcagtctatgttttccgctattctaaatcatcgatcaaactttgcggattaaaaaccgcggaaagttcgttctttatcgaaagaaatcgtaataaacgtgtcgagtcggaagacggcccatagggacctaagacacgactcgaggcccatcctacgattttttaaccaaaagcccgtaaaccttAGCaaggtttacgcttggtccacaaggaaggataaatgtcaagtttctgcggataattacggaagttttgaagataattgtgaagatcggaaaaaatggaatatctccatttttatgctatgacagcttaagggcagaagagtaaaagcgtaaaccgaccctggagctagtatataaggagtcctaggcgaggagcatgaaaGGAGGATTTttccagagcaaacttagcacgtagagcaatttaggcatttttccatttttgttatttcgagctgcgactcaattaggtttagccgtcttagggttgctagaaccaggaaactcgccgacagctcttgagcccaggcttatacgttgttgtaaacgctcatacgcaaattcggaataagatcttctttgctctcttttcaatttcttatttttatcgttgttattctcgtgttctgattgcttgacgtgtggtattagcagatatccaggtcctctgggaaattagggttttcttagtttccttatttaaacggaaatcgacagtgcgaatttcggttcccacagatatccgggtcctctgggaaattagggttttcctagttttcttatttaaacggaaatcgacagtgcgaatttcggttcccacaatataCTCACTATGTTTTATAATAAGTGTCATTCTAACATTTTTTCTTGCTACAAAAAAAGTGTCTCTTTACAATTCAAATGCAAATTATACTTACTTTGAGCTGAAAATTAATAGCAAcctgcattgattttataaataattttatatctcaaatactattggtcagagtagtataattaataacaacttatatatattttatccacTTTATTAATCTGTATGAAAAATGTCAAATTGACACTTATTCAGAAACAGAGGGAAAATCTAGTTGATATCTCTCACTCACTCTCCGCTCCAATATACacacaatattttattaaaatagttcGAAATGTGGATGATGGGTTAGAACGAAGGAGGTGCAGATTCCTTCAACGGAGGAAGAAAGCTTCGTCCTCTCATCACACGCATCTACTCTTGCCCCACTTCCGCCGCAAATACCAATTTCGACCACCGCTTTAACATGGGTCTCTCTTACTCTCTCGCTCTCTCCCCCCCCTTACAAAAGATATATTTTCTAGTTTCCATTAATGCTCATTTTCTTGGCTttcttgttaattttttttaaatgttctgTATCTAGAGAGAGGGCAATGCTCATTTTTCTTGCTTGTTATGATTTGTAAAACAGTGATGACAACAATGACAGCAGAAGccttcttacaaaaaaaaaaacaatgtcaGCAGAGCAGAACAAGAGGGAGCTGATGATGCTAAACTCAGAGACTCAACATCCACCAGTAATGGTGAGCTCACGGTGGAACCCAACACCGGATCATTTAAAGGCTCTCGAAGAGATTTACCAACAAGGAACTAGAACTCCTTCGGCCGACCATATGAAACAGATTACCGCGCAGCTGAGACGGTACGGTAAGATCGAAGCCAAGAACGTTTTCTATTGGCTCCAAATTCCGAAACAACAAAGCCCGTGAACGCCAGAAACGGCGACGACAGATGGTAAATGGCCACGACTATTCAGTCTTTACAACAAATCCTGTCTCAAACCACGGGTTCTACAAGAAATATCTACCAGTTGAGAGACTAgtattagaaaaataatatgACTCATATTTTAAGACACTGAATCTTAACTAAATTATGTTGAAAtaattaatctatattattaaaactcaagtacaaaattagagtgtttggagacttgaatatgactattaaaaagatttggagtgtttggaaacatggattatagtcttttaaaaaaaaaaaaagtatttagaaACAAgtatagtagtattaagaaaaaaattaagagaaaatgACTAGACTAATACAAAAAAGTAAGGTAATGACTAGACTAATACAAATCTTTTGAAAATGACTATAGTGTTTTTAGAACTCTAGTAAATTACTGTTTAAgccctttattatttttttttagttgtgattaattttaatttgaaaatccaCATCAGAAGTAATGATACCACGTCACCTAACACGAAGGAAAATCAAACGACGATCATTAACTTCTCCGAGACTGTTCTCCCACTAAACCCTAACTGTTTTCGAAATCGTGTTCACTACAACTCTTCTCGGCAAAGCGGCTTCTCTGAAATAATCTCGGTAATCTTCTTCTCTAGTCTCCGTAAGCGTTTTCTCTGAAATCGTGTGTCCgtaagcttcttcttcagattgGTTGTCTCGTCAAATCTCCGTAATCGTATTCTCTGGTATATTTCGAGGCTTTGCTCTGAGCTTTTCGAGTATTTGAGTGAGTATAATTAATGCTGTGAGttagatatatgttttgtcTGAGTTTGAGTTAGTATTCGTTACGGCTGATTTAGGATCCTTAACGACTGATTTATAGAAGGTAATTGTGACTGATTTAGTATTCTTTGTGACTGATTTATTTATGTAAtgatggctgagttatgttttGTGGCTTGTTTATTTTATGCCTTTCTTCTGATTTATCATTGATATGTTATATATGTCTTTTTTGATCAGATGGATGTTTCCGAAGATCTAGCAAGGGATTACCCTCCAAGACTTTACCCTGAAGGGGCTtctatttttgaaaacaaaagcattAATACGAATAGCCATTTTTCTGAGATCCCTCGACTTAGACAAGCAATTGGAATAGATGTGTGGGATAATCTGAAGACGTATCCTGTTGGATTGATTGCTAAACTGGCTGAGAGCAAATTGGTGTGGTCTGGTAAGACCGTACATTATCTACTTTGTAGACAGCTGCGAGTCTATAAGAAGGAGATTTGGTCTATCGTTGTTGATCAACCTCTCAGGTTTAGCTTAATAGAATTTGGTGAGATCACATGTTTAAACACAAATCCACTGCCAGAAAAAAGTTTTGAACCTGATCCAGAGAATTACAAAGCGTTGTGGGAGTTGTTGAAAGTGCCGCTTGGGTACGGACCCAAGTTTGATGAACTTGTAGAAGCTTTAACGGAGTGTCCATTCTGGAGTGCTGATCAGCGGAAATGGTATGGGCTGTTGTTTCTTCAAGCCATTGGACTTTATGGCTTGCATCATAATTGTAGAATACCCTTTGAAAGTGCAAAAAGAGTATTCGATGATGACGCCCTGATGACTTATCCTTGGGGTCGGACTGCCTATGAATTTCTTGTTGATTCTATCAAGTTGTTGCATCCACAAGGAGGGTCGTACACCTTTAGCGGCTTCAAGGACGTGTTATTGGTTTGGGCGTATGAATCTGTCACAGTGTTCGGAGAGCTTTATGGCAGAAAAGTGAATCCAGACGAAATTCCGCTTTTGCGATGGGGTGGAAGTCGTACTCGTGCAAGTCTTGCTACTACAATAGCTAAGGAGATGAATGATCATGGAACGGTAAGGTTTAAATCAGACATATGAATCCTGTAATGTAATGTCTGAGTTATTGGATTATTTTATGGTTGAGTTGTTAATTTTAATGActgatttatgtttttgtgttgtAGGTGCGTGTGAGGAAAATGGTGATGAAGGAGGGTCTAGAAGAGCTGTTTCCTCAGTGGAAGGATGAAGCAGATGACCCACAACTTGATAACCTAATTAAAGATATACATGCAGATAGGTTTGTTAGAGATTTTTATGTGCAATCGAatgagaagaacaaaaaaacgAAGGCTGGAGTTTCGTCAGAGGCTGAGCCACCctcaaagaagcagaagaaaggtaagaaacagaaggaggTGAAAATCAATGAGGGTGAAACTGCTGTTGTAGAGGAGAAGGAGAGTGCAAAGGAGAAGGGTCGTAGCGAAGCGGTTCTGCTGAACATAGTTGCTCATCTCGAGAAGTTGGACCGAAAATTTGACTCGAGATTAACAGAATACGACACCAAGTTTGGATCTTTTTCCCGAGGCCTTTTGGATACCATTGGAGATACAGTGAAAACTACAGTTGAAGAGCGTCTGAGAGTTTTGGGGGTGTCCAATAGTAGTCAACCTGAAGGTCAAAACGTGATGGTCTCAGAAGACAACCAACAGCCGGAGTCCAATAGTGGTCAACCTGATGGTCAAAACGTGATGGTCTCAGAAGACAACCGACAGCCGGACTCCAATAGTGGTCAACCTGCATCTAAGACCCCTATTGATAAACAGTCCGAAGACAGCCAACCGCAAAAGACCCCTGATAAAGGCCAATCTGAGAAGAATCTGGCAGATGATATTGCTAAAGCTGATGCGAAAGGTATGGGAGCAAAGCTGAATTCGAAGGTTGTCAGGGATAAGGCTGCTGGGGTGAAAAAGAACTTGGATTCGGCGTTTGGTAATGCCGATGCAACAAATGCTGATTTGGTCTCTGATTCTCCTGGTAAGGAACCACCATTCGGACGCGGTTGCAGGGGCTTAGGGAAAAGAAATAACTTAGCGGCTGATTTGGAGAGGAATGAAGCTGAGTTATAGAAGAAGCAGAAGCAAGAAGAAGCTGAgttaaagaagaagagaagcaagaagaagctgagttgaagaggaagaagaaacaagaagaggctgagttaaagaagaaaaagaagcaagaagaggctgatttaagaagaagaagaagaagaagcaagaagaggcTGACTTAAAGAAGGATATTCCTGCTTCAAAAAGGACTCGCAGTGGTACAATAAGAATAACCATTCCGACTAAGCAAATTGAGGCGGAAACAGACGAACTGTGGCCAGACGAACTGTTGCCGGAATCTGATGTGGAGGAAGATGAAAGGAAAAGGTGTGGAAGAATAAAGGAGTATCGGCTGAAAGCTGTTCAATTATCTCCAGATGGATCTCAAATGAGTGCGGAATTTGGTCCTTCTGTACCATTTCCCCACATCGGAGACAATGTAACGACGTGCATGAGAAAAGGTTTAGAACCTTCACCTGCAATATATGATTCCCTAGGACCTGTTGATCCGGTTAAAAGAATAATCTTTTGCAACACCTAAAGCCACACGAGTAAGGACTTTTGCACCATTTCGTTGATTTTAGCTAATAAAAAGATTTTGCAGAGACTGAGTTGTGTTAAATTATCAGGAAAATTCCACATGGAGAAGCTCACGAGGATATTGAGTTCTACAGAATCCTCATCACTCCAAGACCTTGGCCCATCAAAGAATATGGATGGCTGGTTCAAAATGTAAGTATGCAGCtgagttatatttattttacggCTAAGTTATAAGTATGGTacagctgagttatatattatctGTGCAGCATATTGCTGCGTATATTAGAGTCCTCATTCAAAGGTCCAAACAAGATCCCAGCCCAATCTGGTCCAAGCGCGTTGCCTTTATAGACTCTTGGTTCCTTCAATCATGGGTTCACGATTATAAGCAGTTCGAAGCCAAACCGGAAATGGTCAAATTCAAAGGAAGTGGTTACGAGGGGTTAGCAAACGGTTTGATCCCCATAGACATTCAGACAAAGTTGCGGTGGTTTACAGATGTAGATCACTTGTACGGAGTGCTTAATACTGGCGGCAATCATTGGGTGGGTTTTCACGTGGATCTGCATAAAGAGAAGGTTGATTGCTATGATTCAATCGTTGGAGAGCAAACACTCGAAAGTGAGCTGAGAATGCTAAATTTCTTTAGGCCGCTTACTGGTATGATCCCTGCGATTCTGAATGCCCTTATTCCTGATGATATCCGAGTCCCTGCCAAGTAAGAGTTTGTATTCAGACGAAGAACAAAACGTATTGTTCCACAAAACAACCTGAGAGGCGACTGTGGAGTGTATGCATTGAAGTTCGTCGAGTGTCTAGCGCTTGGTGTAGCTTTTGATGGGATATCGGATGAAAATATTCAAGGTCTGAGAATGAAGATGGCAGCAGATGTCTTCGATGAAGGAAGTTGTAGTTTGGTAGGGTCGTTTGGCGATGAATGAAGATGAGTTTTGTATGACTTATGGCTAGATATTTTGTACTTGACTTAAAGTTATGATTTGTTTATCGTAACTCAGCCACCTTGTTTAAATTACGCAGCTGTTACGTTAGATATAGCTCAGCCAAACCTCAAACCATACCCTAAAAtaggaaaatatttaataagtcaGCCGATTCGTCTTCATAAAACAGCCGTTAAGGTAGATATAGCTCAGCCAAACCTCAAACCATACCCTAAGAtaggaaaatatttaataagtcaGCAGATTCGTCTTCATAAAGCAGCCGTTAAGGTAGATAAAAGTCAGCCATACTTTAAACCATACCctgaattaaaataattgatatgttTATACTTCAAAATGTTATAACATTCCCTAATAAGTGAATATATAATCAACCGAATGTCtcttatttattgaattaacgAGTTTAGAATCGATCATGATCTTGAGGTATATGTTGTCTTGCAGTTACTTAAAACCTTACATGTAGATATAGAGTGTGCTCATAATACAACTCTCCTAAACTATATACAACGCATTTTAAGactaaatttatgttatttgttatatttaaatccctaaataaacaaacctaaactctaaaccctaaaccctaaaccctaaatcccaaaTATTAAATCAGCCGTAATAGGCTATATAACTCGGATGCCATGTTTGTTAAATGTTGTCGTTTGGCGGGAaataagataaatgaattttgagaaattttaattCCCGCCGTTTCACGTTCTATGTTTCTCTATATATAGTGCCCTCTCTAATACCCTTTCTTACGCCTTTATCTCTCTAGAAAAAACCTAAACAATATCTCTCTATCCCCATCAAAAGCCATGCCGATTGTTCCTGGAAATTCAGAGAGGTTAGAGAACAGTGTTTTTGCGATACTAAGCTCTGCAAATCGTGAAAACCTCCCTGTTCTATACCCTGGTccgttgttggggtcaaaatcggtcacgacggaatcaatatCTGAAAGTccataaaaatcagcataaacgtttttacgaaaagtaatcttcgtaaagatatctttacgaagagctttgcagtaaaatatcgtccaaatctcaatcgaaccactaaataccgattgtccgaaggcaacagacaagtatccaaatcggccgcggacaagctcgagtatggaaatcagaccgcggacaagccaagctcgatcgatacgcggcgaccaagcatgcacacagctcggtcgctacgtagcgaccgagctcgagccaagctcggtcgctgcgtagcgaccgagcgtccgtcccgctcggtcgctacgaagggaccaagctcgagccaagctcggtcgctacgtagggaccgagagcccgtctcgctcggtcgctgcgtccgtctcgctcggtcgctacgtagcgaccgagctcggccaagcttggtcgctacatagcgatcgagcgctcgttccgctcggtctctacgtagcgaccgggctcgagccaaagttcggtcgctgcgtagtgacctagctcttccgaacatcggtaCGACACCAGtacatgcattctcgtcaaaccttcgaatgttATCTTCCGAAGACCATagcgagctcagtctatgttttccgctattctaaatcatcgatcaaacttcacggattagaaaccgcggaaagttctttctttgtcgaaagaaatcgtagtaaacgcttcgagtcggaagacggcccaaagggacctaaaacacgactcgaggcccatcctgcgatttcttaaccaaaagcccattaaccacagcatggtttacgcttggtccacaagaaaggataaatgtcaagtttccgcggataaatacggaagttttgaagataattgtgaaaatcgggaaaaatggaatatctccatttttatgctatgacggcttaagggcagaagagtaagagagtaaaccgaccttggagctagtatataaggagtcctaggcgaggatcataggagaactttttagattcagaattctctgcacttagaaactttaggctttattctcgacaagtttggtttctatgactggcactcaattactagacgaactcgcccaggcagttcggtctcttgtccagctctatcaattgaactacgttcggcttgatcctcgaaaggggtacgtaggcagcctttaacaaggttcagtccgaaatcaatcaaaaaccttttatgtatcttttttCGTCTTATGTTATCGAGctgtgtgggaaccgaaattcgcactgtcgatttccatttaaataaggaaactaggaaaaccctaatttcccaaaggacccggatatcttctaattaccacacgtcaagcaatcaggacacgagaataacaacgataaagaataagaaatcgaaaaagagagcaaagaagatcttattccgaatttgcgtatgagcgtttacaacaaggtataagcctgggctcgagagctgtcggcgagattcctagttctagcaaccctaagacggctaaacctaattgagtcgcagctcgaaataacaaaaacggaaaattgcctaaattactctaagtgctaagtttgctctgaaaaagttcttcttcatgctcctcgcctaggactccttatatactagctccaaggtcggtttacgcttttactcttctgcccttaagccgtcatagcataaaaatggagatattccatttttcccgatcttcacaattatcttcaaaacttccgtatttatccgcggaacttgacatttatctttccttgtgggccaagcgtaaaccgtgctgcggtttacagGCTTTGGGTTAGGAAATCgaaggatgggcctcgagtcgtgttttaggtccttttgggccgtcttccgactcggcacgtttactacgaattttccgcggtttctcatccgcgaagtttgatcgatgagttcgAATAGCGGAAAACGTGGACTGAgcttgacgagaatgcatggattgatgtctgtcgatgtccggaagagttcaatcgctacacagcgaccgaacttcggctcgagcccggttgctacgtagcgaccgagcgggatgagcgctcggtcgctacgtagcgaccgagctttggcttgagttcggtcgctacgtagcgaccgagcgatcgtcccgctcggtcgctacgtagcgatcgagcttggctcggatttggttgctgcatagcgaccggacggcgtgtatgagtggtgaccgagcttggtttgttcggtttgtatctcaaggatacttcttcgtaaaaacttcgtattggttatattttacgaaagttgtatccttctttttactatctctttcggaaatgcgatctccgaggattttcgagtggtaattccgtcgtgaccgtttttaaccccaacagttagcccgccagcccgttaggatcatgcgtcgtaggatcctagcgtgcggttaggcatgtttggtaAGTTAGGCGTGTTGGATGGAATattatccgaaagtccgagcttgaatagtaaatcctcatgcctataagaagggaggtaacttgtttctAGATTTTCATTCCATTATCTTCTCAAAGTTTAAGAGTGAAAAGGTTCTttcaactttctctctctatcattGAGACTTTTCCTTTTCCTCCTTGTCAAGAATGTCTCAAGGGATTTCGGCAAACGCTCGGCATACTATCTTCAATCGCGGAACCGTCCGTTACGGACGCGGTGAGGTTTTCCGAGAGATCGAGTTCGTGGCACACTCCGTCGACCCTACCGAGGCCGACGCATATTGGGTGGATATGTGCAACGTGGAAGAGCCGCCTCCCAAGCCGTGGTTTCCCATGAGACCTTTTTCGGAAAGGGTCGTTGGGAGACCGAGCAGGTGTACTCTTCCGTTCCTCGGGACCGTACGTAGCTTCTGTCACGTTCCGGAAAACATGGATTTTCGATTACCCCTCGAGGGGGAGAGAGCTGCCGAACCTCCCGAAGGTTTTTTTACTTTGTACGAGGAGCATCTGATGCATGCTCGCCTGTGGTTTCCCATTCCGTTGCTTATAGTAGAGTTCCTGAACCGTTTGGAAGTTTCGATAAGTAAGATTTCTCCCCGCGGTATAAAGCATCTTGTCGGATTGCTAGTCTTGGGATATGAGCGAGGGATGGAGCTCACCGCTGATTATCTCGAAGCCTTCCTTACCCTGTCTCGAGTTGGGACCGATCGTCTGTATGGTTTAAGGTCACTTACTCATATGGAAGTCCTGAAGGGATTTCCTCAGGGCGGTTGTGGATGGAAGAGTTATTTCTTCTACGTTAGATTGGACCAAGCCTCGGTCGCCGTGGAGTGCCTTCCTTCGTTTATGCGACTGTGGGGGGCAGGAGGTAACATGCTGAATGATCACTCGTTGCTTTTCATACTACccgttttttttaattcttccATATCTGTACTACGTTCATTTTGCAGTACACAACCCCATTCCTCCTTTTCCCTACGTGCGGCGGTCGAGGCTCATCGATCTCGTTTCAGCTCATCGATTGATAATGCTATGGAGGCTTCTTTTGAAGATACCTCCTTGTCCACTGTCTATGTCACTGGGCGGAGCAGTGGTCGAGGGTCGCTTGACGCTGAGGAAGATGGAGAGCCGATCGTAGAGGATCCTGTTTGGATGGACTGATCCTTTGTATTGATGGTTGAGTTTGATTATCGTTTTATCTGttttcggccgagtgtggccttttgaatttggattttgcttaggcctagatggccgtatttCTCAGagtcaactggaagtgctaaaccaaaatttcggatttttgttgtagcgcgcttttgtccttgtgctggacgttttgaagatcaaaagagtgat
The genomic region above belongs to Brassica napus cultivar Da-Ae unplaced genomic scaffold, Da-Ae ScsIHWf_871;HRSCAF=1237, whole genome shotgun sequence and contains:
- the LOC125606393 gene encoding uncharacterized protein LOC125606393, translated to MSAEQNKRELMMLNSETQHPPVMVSSRWNPTPDHLKALEEIYQQGTRTPSADHMKQITAQLRRYGKIEAKNMDVSEDLARDYPPRLYPEGASIFENKSINTNSHFSEIPRLRQAIGIDVWDNLKTYPVGLIAKLAESKLVWSGKTVHYLLCRQLRVYKKEIWSIVVDQPLRFSLIEFGEITCLNTNPLPEKSFEPDPENYKALWELLKVPLGYGPKFDELVEALTECPFWSADQRKWYGLLFLQAIGLYGLHHNCRIPFESAKRVFDDDALMTYPWGRTAYEFLVDSIKLLHPQGGSYTFSGFKDVLLVWAYESVTVFGELYGRKVNPDEIPLLRWGGSRTRASLATTIAKEMNDHGTVRVRKMVMKEGLEELFPQWKDEADDPQLDNLIKDIHADRFVRDFYVQSNEKNKKTKAGVSSEAEPPSKKQKKGKKQKEVKINEGETAVVEEKESAKEKGRSEAVLLNIVAHLEKLDRKFDSRLTEYDTKFGSFSRGLLDTIGDTVKTTVEERLRVLGVSNSSQPEGQNVMVSEDNQQPESNSGQPDGQNVMVSEDNRQPDSNSGQPASKTPIDKQSEDSQPQKTPDKGQSEKNLADDIAKADAKGMGAKLNSKVVRDKAAGVKKNLDSAFGNADATNADLVSDSPGKEPPFGRGCRGLGKRNNLAADLERNEAEKIPHGEAHEDIEFYRILITPRPWPIKEYGWLVQNHIAAYIRVLIQRSKQDPSPIWSKRVAFIDSWFLQSWVHDYKQFEAKPEMVKFKGSGYEGLANGLIPIDIQTKLRWFTDVDHLYGVLNTGGNHWVGFHVDLHKEKVDCYDSIVGEQTLESELRMLNFFRPLTGMIPAILNALIPDDIRVPAK